Proteins encoded within one genomic window of Geoalkalibacter sp.:
- a CDS encoding ferritin — MLSQRLQDALNEQMKNEFFSAYLYKAMAAYFEAEDLPGFAVWMRVQAMEEMTHGEMFFNFICEAGGRAILHAIDAPRADYASPYEVYEYALEHEYFVTDRINKLMDLARDESNHATQIFLQWFVTEQVEEEASFGLMKKKLKRVEGDGRGLLMLDQEAGTRTFTPPAGLTVTGA; from the coding sequence ATGTTGAGTCAGCGATTGCAGGATGCCCTGAACGAGCAGATGAAAAACGAATTTTTCTCCGCATATCTTTACAAGGCGATGGCCGCTTATTTTGAAGCCGAGGATCTTCCCGGTTTTGCCGTATGGATGCGGGTGCAGGCCATGGAGGAAATGACGCATGGCGAAATGTTCTTCAATTTCATCTGTGAAGCAGGAGGCCGCGCGATTCTGCATGCCATCGACGCACCCCGGGCCGACTATGCCTCGCCCTATGAGGTTTATGAGTATGCCTTGGAGCATGAGTATTTCGTCACCGATCGCATCAACAAGCTCATGGATCTGGCCCGCGACGAAAGCAATCATGCCACGCAGATTTTTCTCCAATGGTTCGTGACCGAACAGGTGGAGGAAGAGGCGAGCTTCGGGCTGATGAAGAAAAAGCTCAAGCGCGTCGAGGGTGACGGCCGCGGCTTGCTGATGCTCGATCAGGAAGCCGGTACGCGCACCTTCACGCCGCCGGCCGGCTTGACCGTGACCGGTGCCTGA
- a CDS encoding cob(I)yrinic acid a,c-diamide adenosyltransferase codes for MLVEQGLIQVYTGTGKGKTTAALGLAVRALGQGLRVLLVRFLKAEHPPSGEILFLANSPGLDILTAGVGGIRQGQDREGLRRSVTETFTEMKRRLAMDSYDLVVLDEINGVLRRDLLELGEFLQFLDKRAPGTELVLTGRDALPEVLERAHLVTRMDKVKHPLDQGIGARRGMEY; via the coding sequence ATGCTCGTGGAACAGGGATTGATTCAGGTCTACACCGGCACGGGCAAGGGCAAGACCACGGCGGCCCTGGGGCTGGCGGTGCGCGCCCTCGGCCAGGGGCTGCGCGTGCTGCTGGTGCGCTTTCTCAAGGCCGAGCATCCCCCGAGCGGCGAAATCCTTTTTCTGGCCAACAGCCCCGGCCTTGACATCCTCACCGCGGGCGTCGGCGGCATTCGCCAGGGACAGGATCGCGAGGGACTGCGCCGCAGCGTCACGGAGACGTTCACCGAGATGAAACGCCGCCTGGCAATGGACAGCTACGATCTGGTGGTGCTGGATGAAATCAACGGCGTTTTGCGGCGCGACTTGCTGGAACTCGGTGAATTTCTGCAATTTCTCGATAAGCGAGCGCCCGGCACCGAACTGGTGCTGACGGGGCGCGACGCTCTGCCCGAAGTGCTGGAGCGCGCCCATCTGGTCACGCGCATGGACAAGGTCAAGCATCCCCTGGATCAGGGTATCGGCGCACGGCGCGGCATGGAGTATTGA
- a CDS encoding 4Fe-4S dicluster domain-containing protein — MKPFGLLGPWRRGFQWSTSLLVLGIPFVRIQGESLLRLDPPSLTLYAGGRALPIEELYLFLLLGIALVLLFLLVTLAFGRAWCGWACPQTTLSDLAEWISRRLGLPPQGIPNKARIWRRGLRQLCYLALALLVGANLVWYFLSPYEFFARLAQGRLGYAASLTLAVTAAAVYLDLALVRRLLCREFCPYGRFQSALVDPGTLTLRFHPDEAARCIRCGACVRACPTGIDIRRGYQIECINCGRCLDACREVMARRDQAGIIRYTFGLKGKGAAALLNPRMLLVTTAFLAVCAIFAGTLVLRTSLTLKIGRPQDAVARALEDGRTINFFLAVVANRGRTPQVVSLHATDSQGRELIVLGPVRELRLAPRERRRIDFSVVAPASTTDPQVLLSLADGQGQTLVSSRARLVIPHLDKE; from the coding sequence GTGAAGCCTTTCGGCCTGCTCGGCCCCTGGCGCCGGGGTTTTCAGTGGAGCACCAGCCTGCTGGTGCTGGGCATCCCCTTCGTGCGCATCCAGGGCGAAAGCCTGCTGCGCCTCGACCCGCCGAGCCTGACACTGTATGCCGGCGGGCGGGCGCTTCCCATCGAGGAGCTCTATCTTTTCTTGCTCCTCGGCATCGCCCTGGTGCTGCTGTTTCTGCTGGTGACCCTGGCCTTCGGCCGCGCCTGGTGCGGTTGGGCCTGCCCGCAGACCACCCTGAGCGATCTGGCGGAGTGGATCAGCCGCCGCCTCGGCCTGCCGCCCCAGGGCATCCCAAATAAGGCGCGGATCTGGCGGCGGGGGCTACGACAGCTGTGCTATCTGGCCCTGGCGCTGCTGGTGGGCGCCAATCTGGTGTGGTACTTTCTCTCGCCCTATGAGTTTTTCGCCCGACTGGCGCAAGGCCGTCTGGGTTACGCGGCGAGCCTGACCCTGGCCGTGACGGCGGCCGCCGTCTATCTCGATCTGGCCCTGGTGCGCCGCCTGCTGTGCCGTGAGTTCTGTCCCTACGGCCGCTTCCAGAGCGCGCTGGTCGACCCCGGCACCCTGACCCTGCGTTTTCACCCCGACGAAGCCGCGCGCTGCATCCGCTGCGGCGCCTGCGTGCGCGCCTGTCCCACGGGCATCGACATCCGCCGCGGGTATCAGATCGAATGCATCAACTGCGGCCGCTGTCTGGATGCCTGCCGCGAGGTCATGGCGCGGCGTGATCAGGCCGGCATCATCCGCTACACCTTCGGTCTCAAGGGCAAGGGCGCGGCGGCCCTGCTCAATCCGCGCATGCTGCTGGTGACGACGGCGTTTCTTGCGGTCTGCGCCATTTTCGCCGGCACCCTGGTACTGCGCACCAGCCTGACGCTCAAGATCGGCCGGCCCCAGGACGCAGTGGCGCGCGCGCTGGAGGACGGCCGCACCATTAATTTCTTTCTCGCCGTGGTCGCCAATCGCGGTCGGACGCCGCAGGTCGTGTCCCTGCATGCCACCGATTCCCAGGGCCGGGAGCTCATCGTGCTGGGGCCGGTGCGGGAACTGCGCCTGGCGCCCCGCGAGCGGCGCCGCATCGATTTTTCCGTGGTGGCACCGGCCTCCACGACGGATCCGCAGGTTCTGCTGAGCCTCGCCGATGGGCAGGGGCAAACACTGGTGAGCAGTCGCGCGCGGCTGGTCATCCCCCATCTCGACAAGGAATAG
- a CDS encoding NAD-dependent epimerase/dehydratase family protein: protein MTGGRAVFIVGCGDLGRRVARLARQDGRPVGALVRDETSAQALRTRGIAALVGDLDRRDSLPPLALGGATVFYFVPPQGGGYSDARVKNFLAALAPGEIPARLVYLSTSGVYGDTGGVPATESMAPRPLTARARRRLDAEDTLRAWGTARNVPVVILRVTNIYGPGRLPLHHLQTGHPLLAEEDSRPTSRIHVEDLARICLAAEKRGRAGAVYNVRDEEPCSATAYFAAVAAAAGLACPPRIPLSEAREVMKPLLLSYFTEERLLCNDRMRRELQVELLYPTLAAGLAASLSSVSAGPDDGPADKNP, encoded by the coding sequence GTGACGGGTGGGCGCGCGGTGTTCATCGTCGGTTGCGGCGATCTCGGGCGCCGCGTCGCGCGGCTTGCCCGCCAGGACGGGCGCCCGGTCGGCGCCTTGGTGCGCGATGAAACCTCGGCGCAAGCGTTGCGAACCCGGGGCATCGCGGCCCTGGTGGGCGATCTGGATCGGCGGGACAGCCTGCCGCCCTTGGCCCTGGGCGGCGCGACGGTTTTTTATTTCGTGCCGCCCCAGGGCGGAGGCTACAGCGATGCGCGCGTGAAAAATTTTCTCGCCGCCCTGGCTCCGGGCGAGATCCCGGCGCGGCTGGTTTACCTGAGCACCAGCGGTGTCTATGGCGATACGGGCGGAGTGCCGGCGACGGAATCGATGGCGCCGCGCCCGCTCACGGCGCGCGCCCGGCGGCGGCTGGATGCCGAGGACACCCTGCGTGCCTGGGGAACGGCGCGCAACGTTCCCGTCGTCATCCTGCGCGTCACCAACATCTACGGACCCGGGCGTCTGCCTCTCCACCATCTGCAAACGGGTCATCCCCTGCTGGCCGAGGAGGACTCGCGGCCCACCAGCCGCATTCACGTGGAGGATCTTGCGCGCATCTGCCTGGCGGCGGAGAAGCGGGGCAGGGCGGGGGCGGTGTACAACGTCCGCGATGAGGAACCCTGTTCGGCCACCGCCTATTTCGCCGCCGTGGCCGCGGCGGCGGGATTGGCTTGTCCGCCGCGGATTCCCCTGTCCGAGGCGCGCGAGGTGATGAAGCCCCTGCTGCTGAGCTATTTCACCGAGGAACGTCTGCTGTGCAACGACCGGATGCGGCGCGAGTTGCAGGTCGAGTTGCTCTACCCGACGCTGGCGGCCGGCCTGGCGGCAAGCCTCAGCTCGGTATCAGCAGGCCCAGATGACGGGCCAGCTGATAAAAACCCATAG
- the yihA gene encoding ribosome biogenesis GTP-binding protein YihA/YsxC, whose amino-acid sequence MHIKSAQFLKSAVHPEHYPEESLPEIAFAGRSNVGKSSMINCLLGRRGLVRTSSTPGRTQLLNFFTINDAFQLVDLPGYGFAKVPLEVKRGWGPMIRTYLEKRRSLSAVVLILDIRRIPSEEDLQFLDWLEEYNIPTIPVVTKADKVTRGQRQAHLKKIAEACALPVDAFTLFSAASREGREEVWERIAQALHPEENP is encoded by the coding sequence TTGCACATAAAATCCGCTCAGTTTCTCAAAAGCGCCGTCCACCCCGAGCATTATCCCGAGGAAAGCCTGCCCGAAATCGCCTTCGCCGGGCGCAGCAACGTCGGCAAAAGCTCGATGATCAACTGCCTGCTCGGGCGCCGCGGCCTGGTACGCACCTCGTCCACTCCCGGGCGCACCCAGTTGCTCAATTTCTTCACCATCAACGATGCCTTCCAACTGGTCGATCTGCCCGGCTACGGCTTTGCCAAGGTGCCCCTGGAGGTCAAGCGCGGCTGGGGACCGATGATCCGCACCTACCTCGAAAAGCGCCGCAGCCTGAGTGCCGTGGTGCTGATTCTTGATATCCGGCGGATTCCCAGCGAGGAGGATCTGCAATTTCTCGACTGGCTTGAAGAATACAACATTCCGACCATTCCCGTGGTGACCAAGGCCGACAAGGTGACGCGCGGTCAGCGCCAGGCCCATCTGAAAAAAATCGCCGAGGCCTGCGCCCTGCCCGTCGATGCCTTCACCCTGTTCTCCGCCGCCAGCCGCGAGGGACGCGAGGAGGTCTGGGAACGCATTGCCCAGGCCCTGCACCCAGAGGAAAATCCTTGA
- a CDS encoding cbb3-type cytochrome c oxidase subunit 3: MGWQGFLYLAVTAGMFAIFAAIVAYVCGRKRRERLESPKHRMLDDE; encoded by the coding sequence ATGGGCTGGCAGGGTTTTCTCTATCTGGCGGTGACGGCGGGAATGTTCGCCATCTTCGCGGCGATCGTGGCGTATGTGTGCGGCCGCAAGCGGCGCGAGCGGCTGGAAAGTCCCAAGCACCGCATGCTCGACGACGAATAA
- a CDS encoding cbb3-type cytochrome c oxidase subunit II, with amino-acid sequence MSSPAWENKPVLFLILATATILVGTIVTMVLPFAWVNTEADRIEGVTPYNPLELAGRDVYIREGCNNCHTQTVRPLVAEVLRYGEYSRSGEFVHDRPHLWGSRRTGPDLARIGGKYPDAWHYQHMAVPTSIVPRSNMPAYAFLNDRPIDPDDTRRKMEVLRFPFTVEQITGLRGKTEMDAIVAYMQKLGRDLPRGQAALPVTPPAMADNPFRDDPTAIAEGGALYAQHCAGCHGAALEGGIGPALTDGGFSDDMLFEVIYGGLPQGGMPAYASLGSERVWKMVNFILAPRGI; translated from the coding sequence ATGTCGTCCCCAGCCTGGGAAAACAAGCCGGTTCTCTTCCTGATTCTCGCCACCGCGACCATTCTGGTCGGCACCATCGTCACCATGGTGCTGCCCTTTGCCTGGGTCAACACCGAGGCCGATCGCATCGAGGGGGTGACGCCCTACAATCCGCTGGAGCTGGCGGGGCGCGATGTCTACATCCGCGAAGGCTGCAACAATTGCCACACCCAGACGGTGCGCCCCCTGGTGGCCGAGGTGCTGCGCTACGGCGAGTATTCGCGCTCCGGCGAGTTCGTCCACGACCGCCCGCATCTGTGGGGATCGCGCCGCACCGGTCCGGATCTGGCGCGCATCGGCGGCAAGTATCCCGATGCCTGGCACTACCAGCACATGGCGGTGCCGACCTCCATCGTGCCGCGCTCCAACATGCCGGCCTACGCCTTTCTCAACGACCGGCCAATCGACCCCGACGACACGCGGCGCAAGATGGAGGTGCTGCGCTTTCCTTTCACGGTCGAGCAGATCACCGGCCTGCGCGGCAAGACGGAGATGGACGCCATCGTCGCCTACATGCAGAAACTCGGTCGCGACCTTCCCCGCGGTCAGGCGGCGTTGCCCGTTACGCCGCCGGCCATGGCGGACAATCCCTTCCGCGACGACCCCACGGCCATCGCCGAGGGCGGCGCCCTCTACGCCCAGCATTGCGCCGGCTGTCACGGCGCGGCGCTCGAGGGCGGCATCGGTCCCGCGCTGACGGATGGCGGCTTCAGCGACGACATGCTGTTCGAGGTGATCTACGGCGGCCTGCCCCAGGGCGGCATGCCCGCCTACGCCTCCCTGGGCAGCGAGCGGGTGTGGAAAATGGTCAACTTCATCCTCGCGCCGCGAGGCATCTGA
- a CDS encoding c-type cytochrome translates to MLEKHQHKHAVRDFDGVIEIRSNPVPRYFAWLFYGLVTWGVLFMAYYLLSGWSSEAEFARKMSAHQERSAAPLMAAAPVDAGAQRAAGEKLYAEHCAACHGAKGEGGIGPALNQADYQYGRERMQVIESIAQGRPGGMPAYANQFSATQIEALADFLLQL, encoded by the coding sequence ATGCTTGAAAAACATCAACACAAGCACGCGGTCCGCGATTTCGACGGCGTCATCGAGATCCGCTCCAATCCGGTGCCGCGCTACTTCGCCTGGCTGTTCTACGGCCTGGTGACCTGGGGCGTGCTGTTCATGGCCTATTACCTGTTGAGCGGCTGGAGTTCGGAAGCTGAATTCGCGCGCAAGATGAGTGCTCATCAGGAGCGCAGCGCCGCTCCCCTCATGGCCGCCGCGCCGGTGGATGCCGGGGCGCAGCGCGCCGCGGGCGAAAAGCTCTATGCCGAGCACTGCGCGGCCTGCCACGGCGCCAAGGGCGAGGGCGGCATCGGCCCGGCCCTCAACCAGGCCGATTACCAGTACGGGCGCGAGCGCATGCAGGTCATCGAGAGCATCGCCCAGGGCCGCCCCGGCGGCATGCCGGCCTACGCCAACCAGTTCAGCGCGACCCAGATCGAGGCCCTGGCGGATTTTCTGCTCCAGCTGTGA
- a CDS encoding diguanylate cyclase, with translation MVRESAGFAAGYPVLIVEDNPSVCRMLQETLGEAGHASVCVGSGLDALDRLEQGYFPIVITDLLLPGTDGLDLCRTIRARFQSHYIYIIVLTSRSTQEDLIEGLEAGADEYLIKPVGDAELRARLKIARRILELEHSLKKSLEEFKSLSVKDGLTGFFNRRYLVEHLPQEIKRAVRYRRPLSILLFDFDHFKAVNDQFGHQGGDEVLRQSAACVRETLRQDLDWTVRYGGEEFLVVLPETALDGALIVAERLRQCLAARDITTAKGTLRVTASIGIASLPEMAPRQRLPMETLIECADRCLYEAKSEGRNRIKGRQL, from the coding sequence ATGGTTCGTGAATCAGCTGGTTTCGCCGCCGGTTATCCGGTGTTGATCGTCGAGGATAACCCCTCGGTTTGTCGCATGCTTCAGGAGACCCTCGGCGAAGCCGGACATGCCTCGGTATGCGTCGGCAGCGGCTTGGATGCCCTCGACCGACTGGAGCAGGGCTATTTTCCCATCGTCATCACGGATCTTCTTCTCCCCGGCACGGATGGGTTGGATCTGTGCCGCACCATCCGCGCGCGCTTTCAGAGCCATTATATCTATATCATCGTGCTGACCTCGCGCAGTACCCAGGAAGATCTGATCGAGGGTCTGGAGGCGGGCGCCGACGAATATCTGATCAAGCCCGTGGGCGATGCCGAACTGCGGGCGCGGCTCAAGATCGCCCGGCGCATTCTGGAGTTGGAGCACTCCCTCAAGAAAAGTCTCGAGGAATTCAAGAGCCTCTCGGTGAAGGACGGTCTCACCGGATTTTTCAACCGCCGCTACCTGGTGGAGCATCTGCCCCAGGAAATCAAGCGCGCCGTTCGTTATCGGCGGCCGCTTTCCATCCTGCTGTTTGATTTTGATCATTTCAAGGCGGTGAACGATCAATTCGGTCATCAGGGCGGGGATGAGGTCTTGCGTCAGAGCGCGGCATGCGTGCGCGAAACCCTGCGCCAGGATCTGGACTGGACGGTGCGCTACGGCGGGGAGGAGTTTCTCGTCGTGCTGCCGGAAACCGCTCTGGATGGCGCCCTGATCGTGGCCGAGCGGCTGCGGCAATGTCTTGCGGCGCGCGACATCACCACGGCTAAGGGCACGCTGCGCGTGACGGCCAGCATCGGCATCGCGAGCCTGCCCGAGATGGCGCCGCGGCAGCGCCTGCCCATGGAGACCCTCATCGAGTGCGCGGATCGCTGTCTGTACGAAGCCAAAAGCGAGGGGCGAAATCGCATCAAGGGGCGGCAGCTGTGA
- a CDS encoding RNA methyltransferase, whose protein sequence is MNSLSLSERLSVILVEPRHPGNIGMVCRAMANFGVSDLRLVNPCPHLHPEAHKMAVFAADLLGRARIHESLADALADLEISVATTRRSGRLRGELLDVAQLPERFAALSATGRAGLVFGREDAGLTNAEVALCSHAATIPSTARQGSLNLAQAVLICLYETCRGEFEDGRAPEAGERAAQGELTALFAEMEAVLRRIAFLNPARPEAVMNPLRDILRRAGLSVAEAGLLRGLWSQLGWSIRDWRGPRKGEENS, encoded by the coding sequence ATGAATTCTCTGTCCTTGTCTGAGCGCCTTAGCGTCATTCTGGTCGAACCCCGTCATCCCGGCAACATCGGCATGGTGTGTCGCGCCATGGCCAATTTCGGGGTGAGTGACCTGCGACTGGTCAATCCCTGTCCGCACCTGCATCCCGAGGCGCATAAAATGGCGGTGTTCGCCGCCGACCTGCTTGGTCGGGCGCGGATCCACGAGAGCCTTGCCGATGCCCTGGCCGATCTCGAAATCAGCGTGGCCACGACTCGGCGGTCGGGGCGTTTGCGCGGCGAGCTGCTCGATGTCGCCCAGTTGCCGGAGCGCTTTGCCGCTCTTTCCGCCACGGGTCGCGCCGGCCTGGTGTTCGGTCGGGAGGACGCCGGCCTGACCAATGCCGAGGTGGCGCTGTGCAGCCACGCCGCCACCATTCCCTCCACCGCGCGGCAAGGTTCGCTCAATCTGGCGCAGGCGGTGCTGATTTGCCTTTACGAAACCTGTCGCGGCGAATTCGAGGACGGTCGCGCGCCGGAGGCCGGAGAGCGCGCCGCCCAGGGCGAGTTGACGGCTCTGTTCGCCGAGATGGAGGCGGTGCTTCGGCGCATCGCCTTTCTCAACCCGGCCCGCCCCGAGGCGGTGATGAATCCCCTGCGCGATATCTTGCGGCGGGCGGGGTTGTCCGTGGCGGAGGCGGGCCTGTTGCGCGGTCTGTGGAGCCAGTTGGGGTGGAGCATCCGCGATTGGCGCGGGCCGCGCAAGGGTGAGGAAAATTCCTAG
- a CDS encoding heavy metal translocating P-type ATPase yields the protein MNPVPTCAHCGLHMSAAERIAARIGELELDFCCRGCQGAYALLKEAGLEDFYRRREGEAGLPVGAYENAYGEEYLQSFVRESQGEAQLLFVVDGIRCAACVWVVEKFLGRCEGIREARLNYGTHRAQVRFDPTRISAARIFAAVTRLGYLPRPLNESRDQQRAERERRSLLIRFGTALFLSMQLMGYSLALYAGYFQGMDAQAKQLFHYFAAAVSTPVVFYSGAPFLRSGWRSLRNGAPGMDLLIALGVLAAYGKSLYATFAGGEVYFDTAVMIVTLILAGRLFEGAARRRAAAGIDLLLRLAPQTARRLRGADRAEVPVGQLRVGDLLEVRPGERFAVDGELVEGETEVDEAAVNGEPLPAWRRPGDRVAAGTLNLSALVRVRASAAAADSFIARVARLVEEAQLRRAPIQSLADRICAWFVPAVVLIALGTWLFWQWRATPEVSPLLSAIAVLVIACPCALGLATPTAVLVATGAAARRGILFRGGDVLEEAGRLTLAAFDKTGTLTLGRPQVVAIHPVVGDENALLALAARAEAGSTHPLAQAVVTEARRRGLDTRPAQGVRTLPGRGLEAALEHGLLRLGSRAYLRETGIDVPENDAADGATQIHVALDDDYRGLILLQDQTRPEAAACLKRLEERGLGCVLLTGDSPAAARRLADSVPLAQAHGSLSPADKADWINAARARGERVLMVGDGINDAPALAAAQVGCALAGGTDIALESSDLVLTRPDLGRLVEALELARRTLGIIRQNLFWAFAYNLLALPLAAAGQLAPIHAAAAMALSSVCVVGNSLRLSRLPSPLRNQELTKPC from the coding sequence ATGAATCCTGTCCCGACCTGCGCGCACTGCGGCCTGCACATGAGCGCCGCCGAGCGCATCGCCGCGCGCATCGGCGAACTTGAGCTCGATTTCTGCTGCCGTGGCTGCCAAGGCGCCTATGCCCTGCTCAAGGAAGCCGGGCTGGAGGATTTCTACCGGCGCCGCGAGGGCGAGGCTGGTCTGCCCGTCGGCGCCTACGAAAACGCCTACGGCGAGGAGTATCTGCAATCCTTCGTGCGCGAGAGCCAGGGCGAGGCGCAGCTGTTGTTCGTCGTCGACGGCATCCGCTGCGCGGCCTGCGTCTGGGTGGTGGAAAAGTTTCTCGGCCGCTGCGAGGGCATCCGCGAAGCGCGCCTCAACTACGGCACCCATCGCGCCCAGGTGCGCTTTGATCCGACGCGCATCAGCGCCGCGCGGATCTTTGCCGCCGTCACCCGTCTCGGCTACCTGCCGCGCCCTCTCAACGAAAGCCGTGATCAGCAGCGCGCCGAGCGCGAGCGCCGCTCCCTGCTGATCCGCTTCGGCACCGCCTTGTTTCTCTCCATGCAGCTCATGGGCTATTCCCTGGCCCTCTACGCCGGTTACTTTCAGGGCATGGACGCCCAAGCCAAGCAGCTGTTTCATTACTTTGCCGCCGCCGTTTCCACCCCGGTGGTTTTTTATTCGGGGGCGCCCTTTTTGCGCAGCGGCTGGCGCAGCCTGCGCAACGGCGCGCCCGGCATGGACCTGCTCATCGCCCTGGGCGTACTGGCCGCCTACGGCAAGAGCCTTTACGCCACCTTTGCCGGGGGCGAGGTCTATTTCGACACGGCGGTGATGATCGTCACGCTGATTCTCGCCGGCCGCCTCTTCGAGGGAGCCGCCCGACGCCGCGCCGCCGCCGGCATCGATCTGCTGCTGCGCCTGGCGCCGCAGACCGCGCGCCGTCTGCGCGGCGCGGATCGCGCGGAGGTGCCCGTGGGGCAACTGAGGGTGGGAGATCTGTTGGAAGTGCGCCCCGGCGAGCGTTTCGCCGTGGACGGTGAACTGGTGGAGGGCGAGACCGAGGTCGATGAAGCAGCCGTCAACGGCGAACCCCTGCCGGCATGGCGTCGGCCGGGAGACCGGGTGGCGGCGGGCACCCTCAACCTGAGCGCCCTGGTGCGGGTACGGGCCAGCGCGGCCGCCGCCGATTCCTTCATCGCCCGCGTGGCCCGCCTGGTGGAGGAGGCGCAACTGCGCCGCGCTCCGATTCAGAGCCTGGCGGATCGGATCTGCGCCTGGTTTGTTCCGGCGGTGGTCCTCATCGCCCTGGGCACCTGGCTGTTCTGGCAGTGGCGGGCGACGCCCGAGGTATCGCCCCTGCTCAGCGCCATCGCGGTGCTGGTCATCGCCTGCCCCTGCGCCCTGGGCCTGGCCACCCCCACCGCGGTGCTGGTGGCCACGGGCGCGGCGGCACGCCGCGGCATCCTCTTTCGCGGCGGCGACGTGCTTGAGGAAGCCGGTCGTCTGACCCTGGCCGCCTTCGACAAAACCGGTACCCTGACCCTGGGCCGTCCCCAGGTCGTCGCCATCCATCCCGTCGTCGGCGATGAGAACGCTCTGCTTGCCCTGGCTGCCCGGGCCGAAGCCGGTTCCACCCATCCCCTGGCCCAGGCGGTGGTGACGGAAGCGCGCCGACGCGGCCTCGACACCCGCCCGGCGCAGGGCGTGCGCACCCTGCCCGGTCGCGGTCTGGAAGCCGCCCTGGAGCACGGGCTGCTGCGCCTGGGCAGCCGCGCCTATCTGCGGGAGACGGGAATCGACGTCCCCGAAAACGACGCGGCGGACGGCGCAACGCAGATCCATGTCGCCCTGGATGACGACTATCGGGGCCTGATCCTGCTCCAGGACCAGACTCGCCCGGAGGCCGCGGCCTGCCTCAAGCGTCTCGAGGAACGGGGCCTCGGCTGCGTGCTGCTGACCGGAGACTCCCCGGCCGCCGCGCGCCGTCTGGCTGATTCCGTGCCCTTGGCGCAAGCGCACGGGAGCCTGAGTCCCGCCGACAAGGCCGACTGGATCAACGCCGCGCGCGCGCGCGGCGAGCGGGTCTTGATGGTGGGCGACGGCATCAACGATGCCCCGGCCCTGGCCGCCGCGCAGGTGGGCTGCGCCCTGGCGGGCGGCACCGACATCGCCCTGGAGAGCTCCGATCTGGTGCTGACGCGCCCTGATCTTGGGCGCCTGGTCGAGGCTCTGGAGCTTGCGCGGCGCACCCTAGGCATCATCCGCCAGAATCTGTTCTGGGCCTTTGCCTACAATCTGCTGGCCCTGCCCCTGGCGGCCGCCGGCCAGCTCGCGCCGATCCATGCCGCCGCGGCCATGGCCCTGAGTTCGGTGTGCGTGGTCGGCAACTCCCTGCGCCTGAGCCGCCTGCCGAGCCCCTTGCGGAATCAGGAGCTCACGAAACCATGCTGA
- the ccoS gene encoding cbb3-type cytochrome oxidase assembly protein CcoS, with the protein MLKSTLILILLSFFVGAGVWLVFIWAVKRGEFDDIEGPKHRMLDDDDDPARGP; encoded by the coding sequence ATGCTGAAATCCACCCTGATTCTCATTCTTTTGTCCTTCTTCGTCGGCGCGGGCGTCTGGCTGGTGTTCATCTGGGCGGTCAAGCGCGGTGAGTTCGACGACATCGAGGGTCCCAAGCATCGCATGCTCGACGATGACGACGACCCCGCGCGAGGACCCTGA
- a CDS encoding sulfite exporter TauE/SafE family protein yields MDCCASPTLVVDPTLLGMTLMAGLLGSGHCIGMCGGIIAALSLSIRQGGGILWFQLAYHAGRLTTYAFIGMVLGWVGSMVVYREGFQATSRAILIGADLLLIAAGLASAGLSGRRSPLELEWLAPKRLMGSALTRLRQWPPAAAALPLGMVFGFLPCGLLYAVALAATQSAAPERGALLMLAFGLGTVPALLVVGSAAAWLGQRGRRWMMRAAGLTVAAMGFYQLARHLGLLIPS; encoded by the coding sequence ATGGATTGCTGCGCGAGTCCGACGCTCGTCGTCGACCCGACCCTGCTCGGCATGACCCTGATGGCCGGCCTGCTCGGCTCGGGGCACTGCATCGGCATGTGCGGCGGCATCATCGCCGCCCTGTCCCTGAGCATCCGCCAGGGCGGGGGAATTCTCTGGTTTCAGCTCGCCTATCATGCCGGACGGTTGACGACCTATGCGTTCATCGGGATGGTGTTGGGCTGGGTGGGGTCGATGGTGGTGTACCGCGAGGGCTTCCAGGCGACCAGCCGCGCCATTCTCATCGGCGCCGACCTGCTGCTGATTGCCGCCGGGCTGGCAAGCGCCGGGCTGTCCGGGCGACGCAGCCCGCTGGAATTGGAATGGTTGGCGCCGAAACGCCTGATGGGCAGCGCCCTGACCCGGCTACGCCAGTGGCCGCCGGCCGCCGCCGCCCTGCCCCTGGGCATGGTGTTCGGCTTTTTGCCCTGCGGCCTGCTCTACGCCGTGGCCCTGGCGGCAACCCAAAGCGCGGCGCCCGAGCGCGGTGCGCTGCTCATGCTGGCCTTTGGCCTGGGGACGGTGCCGGCTCTACTGGTGGTGGGAAGCGCCGCCGCCTGGCTGGGCCAGCGCGGCAGACGCTGGATGATGCGCGCTGCGGGATTGACGGTGGCGGCTATGGGTTTTTATCAGCTGGCCCGTCATCTGGGCCTGCTGATACCGAGCTGA